The Ictalurus punctatus breed USDA103 chromosome 9, Coco_2.0, whole genome shotgun sequence genome contains a region encoding:
- the ero1a gene encoding ERO1-like protein alpha isoform X2, protein MFADHCRKMRLLLFYIHCSVLVFPVSGSLGSSAAHRCFCKVTGSLDDCACDVETIDEFNNEKLFPQLQKLLSSDYFRFYKVNLNNPCPFWTDSGHCGLRDCAVKPCTPNEVPEGLKSSSYKYSLEANQHTKECEMAEKLGAVNSSLSDETRQALLEWNRHDDEADRFCMHDDEDSPDSQYVDLLLNPERYTGYKGPEAWQIWNSIYEENCFKPYTVKRPLNPLVSSSGRGFYKWLEGLCVEKRAFFRLVSGLHASINVHLSARYLLDDNWFERKWGPNVTEFQLRFDEELTKGEGPKRLRNLYFLYLIELRALVKVLPFFERPSVHLYTGEAEQDEQIKELLVGLLRVAKSFPLHFDETTLFAGDKTEAAKLKDDFRRTFKNISRIMDCVGCFKCRLWGKLQTQGLGTALKILFSEKQIETLPQSGSAKPSFQLSRQEIVSLFNAFGRISTSIRELKNFRKLLSQLKQ, encoded by the exons ATGTTTGCAGATCACTGCAGGAAGATGAgactgttattattttatatacactgcAGTGTGCTTGTGTTTCCTGTCTCAGGCAGTTTGGGAAGCTCTGCTGCACACAGGTGTTTCTGCAAG GTCACCGGTAGTCTGGACGACTGCGCCTGCGATGTGGAAACAATCGATGAGTTCAACAACGAGAAGCTCTTCCCCCAACTTCAGAAACTCCTTTCGTCGGATTATTTCAGGTTCTATAAG GTGAACCTAAATAACCCGTGTCCGTTCTGGACAGACAGCGGCCACTGTGGTCTCCGAGACTGTGCCGTTAAACCATGCACACCT AATGAAGTACCTGAGGGGCTGAAATCCAGCAGCTACAAG tatTCATTAGAGGCCAACCAGCACACAAAGGAGTGTGAAATGGCAGAAAAGCTCGGCGCTGTCAATAGCTCTCTAAG TGATGAAACCCGGCAAGCTCTGCTCGAGTGGAACCGGCACGACGACGAGGCCGACCGTTTTTGCATGCACGATG ATGAAGATTCTCCGGATTCGCAGTATGTCGATCTCCTCCTGAACCCCGAGCGATACACTGGATATAAGGGACCCGAGGCCTGGCAGATCTGGAACAGTATATATGAAGAGAACTGTTTCAA ACCATACACAGTTAAACGACCACTGAACCCTCTGGTGTCGAGCAGTG GAAGGGGATTCTACAAATGGCTGGAAG GTCTGTGTGTGGAGAAAAGAGCTTTCTTCAGGCTCGTCTCAGGACTGCACGCGAGTATAAATGTGCACCTGAGCGCCAGGTATCTGCTGGATG ATAACTGGTTTGAGAGGAAGTGGGGTCCCAACGTCACCGAGTTCCAGCTGAGGTTTGATGAAGAACTGACGAAAGGAGAAGGACCCAAGCGTCTGAGGAACCTCTATTTCCTTTATCTGATCGAGCTCCGTGCCCTGGTTAAAGTCCTGCCTTTCTTCGagcgtccatccgtccatctttACACAGGAGAGGCAGAACAAGACGAGCAGATTAAAGAGCTGCTCGTAGGGCTCCTCCGTGTGGCCAA GTCTTTCCCGTTGCATTTCGATGAAACCACGCTGTTTGCAGGCGATAAGACCGAAGCGGCAAAATTAAAA GATGACTTCAGGCGGACTTTTAAGAACATCTCCAGGATCATGGACTGTGTAGGATGCTTCAAGTGTAGGCTGTGGGGCAAACTGCAG ACCCAGGGTTTAGGCACGGCTCTGAAGATCCTGTTCTCGGAGAAGCAAATTGAAACACTTCCTCAGTCCGGCAGCGCCAAACCGTCCTTCCAGCTCAGCCGGCAGGAGATCGTTTCCCTCTTCAACGCTTTCGGGAG AATCTCAACAAGTATTCGAGAACTGAAGAACTTCCGGAAACTGTTATCACAGCTCAAGCAATAA
- the ero1a gene encoding ERO1-like protein alpha isoform X1, translating into MFADHCRKMRLLLFYIHCSVLVFPVSGSLGSSAAHRCFCKVTGSLDDCACDVETIDEFNNEKLFPQLQKLLSSDYFRFYKVNLNNPCPFWTDSGHCGLRDCAVKPCTPNEVPEGLKSSSYKYSLEANQHTKECEMAEKLGAVNSSLSDETRQALLEWNRHDDEADRFCMHDDEDSPDSQYVDLLLNPERYTGYKGPEAWQIWNSIYEENCFKPYTVKRPLNPLVSSSGDSEGRGFYKWLEGLCVEKRAFFRLVSGLHASINVHLSARYLLDDNWFERKWGPNVTEFQLRFDEELTKGEGPKRLRNLYFLYLIELRALVKVLPFFERPSVHLYTGEAEQDEQIKELLVGLLRVAKSFPLHFDETTLFAGDKTEAAKLKDDFRRTFKNISRIMDCVGCFKCRLWGKLQTQGLGTALKILFSEKQIETLPQSGSAKPSFQLSRQEIVSLFNAFGRISTSIRELKNFRKLLSQLKQ; encoded by the exons ATGTTTGCAGATCACTGCAGGAAGATGAgactgttattattttatatacactgcAGTGTGCTTGTGTTTCCTGTCTCAGGCAGTTTGGGAAGCTCTGCTGCACACAGGTGTTTCTGCAAG GTCACCGGTAGTCTGGACGACTGCGCCTGCGATGTGGAAACAATCGATGAGTTCAACAACGAGAAGCTCTTCCCCCAACTTCAGAAACTCCTTTCGTCGGATTATTTCAGGTTCTATAAG GTGAACCTAAATAACCCGTGTCCGTTCTGGACAGACAGCGGCCACTGTGGTCTCCGAGACTGTGCCGTTAAACCATGCACACCT AATGAAGTACCTGAGGGGCTGAAATCCAGCAGCTACAAG tatTCATTAGAGGCCAACCAGCACACAAAGGAGTGTGAAATGGCAGAAAAGCTCGGCGCTGTCAATAGCTCTCTAAG TGATGAAACCCGGCAAGCTCTGCTCGAGTGGAACCGGCACGACGACGAGGCCGACCGTTTTTGCATGCACGATG ATGAAGATTCTCCGGATTCGCAGTATGTCGATCTCCTCCTGAACCCCGAGCGATACACTGGATATAAGGGACCCGAGGCCTGGCAGATCTGGAACAGTATATATGAAGAGAACTGTTTCAA ACCATACACAGTTAAACGACCACTGAACCCTCTGGTGTCGAGCAGTG GAGATAGTGAAG GAAGGGGATTCTACAAATGGCTGGAAG GTCTGTGTGTGGAGAAAAGAGCTTTCTTCAGGCTCGTCTCAGGACTGCACGCGAGTATAAATGTGCACCTGAGCGCCAGGTATCTGCTGGATG ATAACTGGTTTGAGAGGAAGTGGGGTCCCAACGTCACCGAGTTCCAGCTGAGGTTTGATGAAGAACTGACGAAAGGAGAAGGACCCAAGCGTCTGAGGAACCTCTATTTCCTTTATCTGATCGAGCTCCGTGCCCTGGTTAAAGTCCTGCCTTTCTTCGagcgtccatccgtccatctttACACAGGAGAGGCAGAACAAGACGAGCAGATTAAAGAGCTGCTCGTAGGGCTCCTCCGTGTGGCCAA GTCTTTCCCGTTGCATTTCGATGAAACCACGCTGTTTGCAGGCGATAAGACCGAAGCGGCAAAATTAAAA GATGACTTCAGGCGGACTTTTAAGAACATCTCCAGGATCATGGACTGTGTAGGATGCTTCAAGTGTAGGCTGTGGGGCAAACTGCAG ACCCAGGGTTTAGGCACGGCTCTGAAGATCCTGTTCTCGGAGAAGCAAATTGAAACACTTCCTCAGTCCGGCAGCGCCAAACCGTCCTTCCAGCTCAGCCGGCAGGAGATCGTTTCCCTCTTCAACGCTTTCGGGAG AATCTCAACAAGTATTCGAGAACTGAAGAACTTCCGGAAACTGTTATCACAGCTCAAGCAATAA